From Persicobacter psychrovividus, one genomic window encodes:
- a CDS encoding spondin domain-containing protein: MKLVKQPFLLFLFFALISSSSCSDDNNNSTTPNPTEATYEVTFTFDWSEKNFPADYPSNPHFSPLIGWSHKDTDYLKIGTMATEGIKIMAETGGTSTMKSELDKMIADGEGLQSVTGSGVSGSGVGAITVEIKVNNQYPMVSLVTMVAPSPDWYVGAVNVSLLENGEFVSMKTIEELPVYDAGTDSGSTYTSPNAPTDPKENISMFVSAPLGDGIELIGTIASVTFKKK, translated from the coding sequence CAAGTTCAAGCTGTAGCGACGATAACAACAATTCGACCACCCCAAATCCTACTGAGGCCACTTATGAAGTGACCTTTACATTTGACTGGAGTGAAAAAAATTTCCCAGCAGATTATCCTTCTAACCCTCATTTTTCCCCACTTATTGGATGGTCTCATAAAGATACAGACTACCTGAAAATTGGAACCATGGCCACCGAGGGGATTAAAATTATGGCTGAAACGGGTGGTACAAGTACGATGAAATCGGAACTGGATAAGATGATTGCGGACGGCGAAGGGTTGCAGAGTGTGACCGGAAGTGGTGTGTCAGGCAGTGGCGTAGGTGCCATTACGGTCGAAATCAAGGTTAATAATCAATATCCGATGGTTTCATTGGTAACGATGGTTGCGCCGAGCCCTGATTGGTATGTAGGAGCGGTAAATGTTTCTTTGCTTGAAAATGGTGAATTCGTGAGCATGAAAACAATCGAAGAATTACCTGTATATGACGCCGGGACTGATAGCGGATCGACCTATACCTCACCAAATGCGCCTACTGATCCCAAAGAAAATATCAGTATGTTTGTCAGCGCTCCGTTGGGTGATGGTATAGAACTTATCGGCACCATTGCAAGTGTAACTTTTAAGAAAAAGTAA
- a CDS encoding alpha/beta hydrolase family protein has translation MKRIIFLVIFLAVSQLAFSAQVDTIKVRSAAMKTMIKNVVISPEGKGNVHYPVLYLLHGAFGDYSSWIKNAPNIKQLVDQHKIIVICPEGGFNSWYFDSPIDPKFQYETYIMRELITYIDQHYKTLPDRAHRAIAGLSMGGHGAFYLGIRHQETFGAIGAMSGGLDIRPFATKWDISKRIGTIEQYPDRWESRAVINMVDQLIGTDIKIIMDCGDEDFFYGVNKAVHRKLMREGVPHDFTIRPGGHNWKYWSNSIEYQMLFFDRFFRKKG, from the coding sequence ATGAAACGGATTATTTTTCTGGTTATTTTTTTAGCCGTTAGCCAATTAGCATTTTCTGCACAAGTTGATACCATCAAGGTTCGGTCAGCTGCCATGAAAACAATGATTAAAAATGTAGTGATTTCCCCTGAAGGAAAAGGGAATGTACATTACCCTGTCCTGTATTTACTCCATGGTGCTTTTGGAGATTACAGCAGCTGGATAAAAAATGCCCCGAATATCAAGCAGTTGGTGGATCAGCATAAAATAATCGTGATATGCCCTGAAGGCGGTTTCAATAGTTGGTATTTTGACAGCCCAATTGATCCTAAATTTCAATATGAAACCTATATCATGCGAGAATTGATCACCTATATCGATCAGCATTACAAAACCTTGCCAGATAGAGCCCATCGGGCGATTGCGGGTTTAAGTATGGGAGGTCATGGCGCATTCTACCTCGGTATTCGTCATCAGGAAACATTTGGTGCAATAGGAGCCATGAGTGGGGGCCTTGATATTCGTCCTTTCGCTACAAAATGGGACATTTCCAAAAGAATAGGGACCATCGAGCAGTATCCTGATCGGTGGGAGTCTCGGGCCGTGATCAATATGGTGGATCAATTGATTGGAACGGACATTAAAATTATCATGGATTGTGGTGATGAAGATTTCTTTTATGGCGTTAACAAAGCAGTGCACCGCAAACTGATGAGGGAAGGAGTTCCGCATGATTTCACCATCCGTCCTGGAGGGCATAATTGGAAATATTGGTCCAATAGCATTGAATACCAAATGTTATTTTTCGACAGATTCTTTCGAAAAAAGGGTTAA